The genomic stretch CATCGCTCGGCGAGCTGACCTTCCCGCAGCGGGCCGCCGCCCTCAAGGCCGCCGCGCTGGCGCTGCAGGAACGCAAGCAGGAGCTGTACGACCTGTCGGCGCGAGCCGGCGCCACCCGACGGGACGCCGCGGTCGACGTGGACGGCGGCATCGGCACGGCCCTGGTCTACGCGAGCCTCGCCCGCAAGGGCCTGCCCGATCACACGCTGATCGTCGAGGACGACCCGATCCCGCTCGGCAAGGGCGGCACGTTCGCGGGCCGGCACGTCCTCACCACGCCACGCGGGATCTCCCTGCAGATCAACGCCTTCAACTTCCCGGTGTGGGGCATGCTGGAGAAGCTCGCCCCCGCGCTGCTCGCCGGGCTGCCGACGATCGTCAAGCCGGCCACCCCGACCGCGTACATCGCCGCCCAGGCCGTGCGCATCATCGCCGGCACGTTGCCGCCCGGCGCGATCCAGCTCGTCGCGGGAGGCGTCCCCGGCCTGCTCGACCTGCTCGGCGGTCAGGACCACATCGGGTTCACCGGGTCGGCGGCCACGGCTGCCAGGCTGCGGGCCGACCCGGCCGTCACGCGCCGCTCGGCACGCTTCAACGCCGAGGCCGATTCGCTCAACTGCTCGGTCCTCGGCCCGGACGCCGTGCCGGGGGAGCCGGAGTTCGACCTGTTCGCCGATGCCCTTGTCACCGAGATGACGGTCAAGGCCGGGCAGAAGTGCACCGCCATCCGGCGCGCGTTCGTGCCCGCCCACCTCATGGACGCGGTGTCCGAGGCGGTCGAGGCCAGGCTGGCGCGGGTCGTCGTGGGCGCGCCCGGCGCCGAAGGCGTGACGATGGGCGCTCTCGTCGGCCTCGCGCAGCGCGACGACGTACGCGCCGCCGTCGCCCGGCTCACCGGAGCTCGCGAGGCCGGATCCATCGTGTACGGCGACCCGCACAAGGTCGAGGTCGTCGGCGCCGACGCCGAACGCGGCGCGTTCCTGTCGCCGCTGCTGCTACGCGCCGACGACGTGGACCGTCCCGAGCCGCACGAGGTGGAGGCGTTCGGACCGGTGAGCACGCTCATGCCCTACCGCGGCATCCCCGAGTTGCACGAGCTGATCGCCCGCGGCGAGGGGTCCCTGGCCGGCTCGGTGGTCTCCCACGACACCGACTTCGTGCGGCAGGTCGTGCTCGGCGCGGCCGCCCACCACGGCCGCCTCCTGGTGCTCGACCGCGACAGCGCGGGGGAGTCCACCGGGCACGGCACGCCCATGCCGCAGCTCGTCCACGGCGGGCCGGGCCGCGCCGGCGGCGGCG from Nonomuraea polychroma encodes the following:
- the paaZ gene encoding phenylacetic acid degradation bifunctional protein PaaZ, whose product is MTLPSYLEGSWRTGAGKGTPVADAVTGEIVTRVTSEGLDLAAAVAYARRTGLASLGELTFPQRAAALKAAALALQERKQELYDLSARAGATRRDAAVDVDGGIGTALVYASLARKGLPDHTLIVEDDPIPLGKGGTFAGRHVLTTPRGISLQINAFNFPVWGMLEKLAPALLAGLPTIVKPATPTAYIAAQAVRIIAGTLPPGAIQLVAGGVPGLLDLLGGQDHIGFTGSAATAARLRADPAVTRRSARFNAEADSLNCSVLGPDAVPGEPEFDLFADALVTEMTVKAGQKCTAIRRAFVPAHLMDAVSEAVEARLARVVVGAPGAEGVTMGALVGLAQRDDVRAAVARLTGAREAGSIVYGDPHKVEVVGADAERGAFLSPLLLRADDVDRPEPHEVEAFGPVSTLMPYRGIPELHELIARGEGSLAGSVVSHDTDFVRQVVLGAAAHHGRLLVLDRDSAGESTGHGTPMPQLVHGGPGRAGGGEEEGGLRAVHAHLQRTALQGGPEILDAIVNRDMQTGEQR